A stretch of Balearica regulorum gibbericeps isolate bBalReg1 chromosome 28, bBalReg1.pri, whole genome shotgun sequence DNA encodes these proteins:
- the NECTIN4 gene encoding nectin-4 isoform X1: MAPRGMRPGTRFLLPRLLRLLLLLLAVTGCRSGVVEVQRSVTAVLGQDVVLPCRYRAQEQEQVVQVTWLKRGPAGRSAEVAVLNRQHGEHVQEPYAGRVLRRASGALEDGAIVLRNAVQGDEGDYECHLITFPLGNFEGHLTLKVLVPPLPILNPGPPLEEGQGQTLAASCTAEGNPVPSVRWETEVRGTNATRHSAHARSASVTSEFFLVPGRSMNGKSLTCVVAHPGLRHEKRITHLLSVAYLSDASVLGHTEEWQEGMEGAVLTCLGDGNPPPTYNWTRLNAPLPAGVRVKGDTLVFQRPLAAADAGDYICHVSNRVATKEARANVSVKGRAADDEVRKVDLVSASVVVVGVIAAVLLCVLVVVVVVMTLYHKRKTKRISEKYEEELTLTRENSIRRLHSSHSTDTRTQLEETLQLRAESRQGSLRGDSLRGDSLRGTSICSAMSEEPEGRSYSTLSTVREIETQTDVPVAPLLPAPAGKEPKEEEEDGGGGDDPIKQAMTHFVQENGMLQAKPTTNGIYINGRGHLV, encoded by the exons ATGGCCCCCCGCGGGATGCGGCCCGGGACGCGCTTCCTCCTCCCCcgcctcctccgcctcctcctcctcctcctcgccgtCACCG GCTGCCGCTCCGGGGTGGTGGAGGTGCAGCGCAGCGTGACGGCGGTGCTGGGCCAGGACGTGGTGCTGCCGTGCCGGTACCGGgcgcaggagcaggagcaggtggTGCAGGTGACGTGGCTGAAGCGGGGCCCGGCCGGGCGCAGCGCCGAGGTGGCCGTGCTCAACCGGCAGCACGGGGAGCACGTGCAGGAACCCTACGCCGGGCGGGTGCTGCGGCGGGCGAGCGGGGCGCTGGAGGACGGCGCCATCGTCCTGAGGAACGCCGTGCAGGGGGACGAGGGCGACTACGAGTGTCACCTCATCACCTTCCCCCTCGGCAACTTCGAGGGACACCTCACCCTCAAGGTGCTGG TGCCGCCGCTGCCCATCCTGAACCCGGGGCCGCCGCTGGAGGAGGGCCAGGGCCAGACGCTGGCGGCATCGTGCACGGCGGAGGGCAACCCGGTGCCGTCGGTGCGCTGGGAGACGGAGGTGCGGGGCACCAACGCCACGCGCCACTCGGCGCACGCCCGCTCTGCCTCCGTCACCAGCGAGTTCTTCCTGGTGCCCGGGCGCAGCATGAACGGCAAGAGCCTGACGTGCGTGGTGGCCCACCCCGGTCTGCGCCACGAGAAGAGGATCACCCACCTGCTCAGCGTCGCCT ACCTGTCGGACGCCTCGGTGCTGGGGCACACGGAGGAGTGGCAGGAGGGCATGGAGGGGGCCGTGCTGACCTGCCTGGGGGACggcaaccccccccccacctaCAACTGGACACG GCTGAacgccccgctgcccgccggcGTGCGGGTGAAGGGGGACACCCTCGTCTTCCAGCGGCCCCTCGCCGCCGCCGACGCCGGGGACTACATCTGCCACGTCTCCAACCGCGTGGCCACCAAGGAGGCGCGGGCCAACGTCAGCGTCAAGGGCAGGGCGGCAG ACGACGAGGTGCGCAAGGTGGACCTGGTCTCGGCttcggtggtggtggtgggcgTCATCGCCGCCGTCCTGCTCTGCGTCctcgtcgtcgtcgtcgtcgtcaTGACCCTCTACCACAAGCGCAAGACCAAGCGCATCTCTGAGAAATA CGAGGAGGAGCTGACGCTCACCCGGGAGAACTCCATCCGCCGCCTGCACTCCAGCCACAGCACCGACACGCGCACCCAG CTGGAGGAGACGCTGCAGCTGCGTGCGGAGAGCCGGCAGGGCAGCCTGCGCGGGGACAGCCTGCGCGGGGACAGCTTGCGCGGCACCAGCATCTGCTCCGCCATG AGCGAAGAGCCCGAAGGCCGCAGCTACTCGACGCTCTCGACGGTGCGGGAGATCGAGACGCAGACGGACGTACCGGTGGCACCGCTGCTGCCCGCGCCGGCGGGGAAGGAGCcgaaggaggaggaggaggatggcggcggcggggacgaCCCCATCAAACAGGCCATGACCCACTTCGTGCAGGAGAACGGGATGCTGCAGGCCAAGCCCACCACCAACGGCATCTACATCAACGGCCGCGGGCACCTGGTGTGA
- the NECTIN4 gene encoding nectin-4 isoform X2: MWVLLLPLGLGSALLPPGCRSGVVEVQRSVTAVLGQDVVLPCRYRAQEQEQVVQVTWLKRGPAGRSAEVAVLNRQHGEHVQEPYAGRVLRRASGALEDGAIVLRNAVQGDEGDYECHLITFPLGNFEGHLTLKVLVPPLPILNPGPPLEEGQGQTLAASCTAEGNPVPSVRWETEVRGTNATRHSAHARSASVTSEFFLVPGRSMNGKSLTCVVAHPGLRHEKRITHLLSVAYLSDASVLGHTEEWQEGMEGAVLTCLGDGNPPPTYNWTRLNAPLPAGVRVKGDTLVFQRPLAAADAGDYICHVSNRVATKEARANVSVKGRAADDEVRKVDLVSASVVVVGVIAAVLLCVLVVVVVVMTLYHKRKTKRISEKYEEELTLTRENSIRRLHSSHSTDTRTQLEETLQLRAESRQGSLRGDSLRGDSLRGTSICSAMSEEPEGRSYSTLSTVREIETQTDVPVAPLLPAPAGKEPKEEEEDGGGGDDPIKQAMTHFVQENGMLQAKPTTNGIYINGRGHLV; encoded by the exons ATGtgggtcctgctgctgcccctggggctgggctcGGCCCTGCTGCCCCCCG GCTGCCGCTCCGGGGTGGTGGAGGTGCAGCGCAGCGTGACGGCGGTGCTGGGCCAGGACGTGGTGCTGCCGTGCCGGTACCGGgcgcaggagcaggagcaggtggTGCAGGTGACGTGGCTGAAGCGGGGCCCGGCCGGGCGCAGCGCCGAGGTGGCCGTGCTCAACCGGCAGCACGGGGAGCACGTGCAGGAACCCTACGCCGGGCGGGTGCTGCGGCGGGCGAGCGGGGCGCTGGAGGACGGCGCCATCGTCCTGAGGAACGCCGTGCAGGGGGACGAGGGCGACTACGAGTGTCACCTCATCACCTTCCCCCTCGGCAACTTCGAGGGACACCTCACCCTCAAGGTGCTGG TGCCGCCGCTGCCCATCCTGAACCCGGGGCCGCCGCTGGAGGAGGGCCAGGGCCAGACGCTGGCGGCATCGTGCACGGCGGAGGGCAACCCGGTGCCGTCGGTGCGCTGGGAGACGGAGGTGCGGGGCACCAACGCCACGCGCCACTCGGCGCACGCCCGCTCTGCCTCCGTCACCAGCGAGTTCTTCCTGGTGCCCGGGCGCAGCATGAACGGCAAGAGCCTGACGTGCGTGGTGGCCCACCCCGGTCTGCGCCACGAGAAGAGGATCACCCACCTGCTCAGCGTCGCCT ACCTGTCGGACGCCTCGGTGCTGGGGCACACGGAGGAGTGGCAGGAGGGCATGGAGGGGGCCGTGCTGACCTGCCTGGGGGACggcaaccccccccccacctaCAACTGGACACG GCTGAacgccccgctgcccgccggcGTGCGGGTGAAGGGGGACACCCTCGTCTTCCAGCGGCCCCTCGCCGCCGCCGACGCCGGGGACTACATCTGCCACGTCTCCAACCGCGTGGCCACCAAGGAGGCGCGGGCCAACGTCAGCGTCAAGGGCAGGGCGGCAG ACGACGAGGTGCGCAAGGTGGACCTGGTCTCGGCttcggtggtggtggtgggcgTCATCGCCGCCGTCCTGCTCTGCGTCctcgtcgtcgtcgtcgtcgtcaTGACCCTCTACCACAAGCGCAAGACCAAGCGCATCTCTGAGAAATA CGAGGAGGAGCTGACGCTCACCCGGGAGAACTCCATCCGCCGCCTGCACTCCAGCCACAGCACCGACACGCGCACCCAG CTGGAGGAGACGCTGCAGCTGCGTGCGGAGAGCCGGCAGGGCAGCCTGCGCGGGGACAGCCTGCGCGGGGACAGCTTGCGCGGCACCAGCATCTGCTCCGCCATG AGCGAAGAGCCCGAAGGCCGCAGCTACTCGACGCTCTCGACGGTGCGGGAGATCGAGACGCAGACGGACGTACCGGTGGCACCGCTGCTGCCCGCGCCGGCGGGGAAGGAGCcgaaggaggaggaggaggatggcggcggcggggacgaCCCCATCAAACAGGCCATGACCCACTTCGTGCAGGAGAACGGGATGCTGCAGGCCAAGCCCACCACCAACGGCATCTACATCAACGGCCGCGGGCACCTGGTGTGA
- the LOC142598549 gene encoding lens fiber membrane intrinsic protein-like: protein MPAGGGLLCGASGLALLLAATATRFWLQHRAPAGTASLGLWHACLGGHCRPHPGTPALWEATRVLMLLSVLTAAAGLALGLSVMASAARRARARVAGVTLLLAGLLALLGLAVYTAGTLSLLGSAHTAWRFSWSYILGWVAVVLTGSAGIFHLCAAAKDLSPESSEVAGA from the exons AtgccggcgggcggggggctgcTGTGCGGGGCCAGCGGcctggccctgctcctggcCGCCACCGCCACCCGCTTCTGGCTGCAGCACCGGGCGCCCGCTGGCACCGCCAGCCTCGGGCTGTGGCACGCCTGTCTCGGGGGGCACTGCCGCCCCCACCCCGGCACCCCAG CCTTATGGGAGGCCACGCGGGTGCTGATGCTGCTCTCGGTGCTCACCGCGGCTGCCGGCCTCGCCTTGGGGCTCTCCGTCATGGCCAGTGCTGCCCGGCGGGCACGTGCCCGCGTGGCCGGCGTcaccctgctcctggctg GTCTGCTggcgctgctggggctggcggTGTACACAGCCGGCACGTTGAGCCTCCTGGGGTCGGCCCACACCGCCTGGCGCTTCTCCTGGTCCTACATCCTGGGCTGGGTCGCCGTCGTCCTCACCGGCTCGGCAG gGATTTTCCACCTTTGTGCCGCCGCCAAGGACCTGTCTCCGGAGAGCTCCGAAGTGGCGGGTGCCTGA
- the LOC142598542 gene encoding V-type proton ATPase catalytic subunit A-like, giving the protein MEGPRLAEAERESLLGSVHGVSGPVVTATRMAGAAMYELVRVGHAELVGEIIRLDGDMATLQVYEETSGVRVGDPVLRTGKPLSVELGPGILGSIFDGIQRPLRDIAQLTRSIYIPRGTNVPALPRHLTWDFVPSKDVRVGSHVTGGDIYGTVAENSLIRHKIMVPPRSRGTVTYIAPPGNYSVSDVVLELEFQGSAERLTMLQVWPVRQTRPVAEKLPANHPLLTGQRVLDALFPCVQGGTTAIPGAFGCGKTVISQSLSKYSNSDIIVYVGCGERGNEMSEVLRDFPELTMEVDGRTETIMKRTTLVANTSNMPVAAREASIYTGITLSEYFRDMGHHVSMMADSTSRWAEALREISGRLAEMPADSGYPAYLGARLASFYERAGRARCLGSPAREGSVSIVGAVSPPGGDFSDPVTSATLGIVQVFWGLDKKLAQRKHFPSVNWLISYSRYLRALEPHYEGLHPEFPALRRRAREILQEEEELAEIVQLVGKASLAEADKVTLEVAKLLKDDFLQQNGYSSYDRFCPFYKTVGMLHNMVTFYDLARHAVEATAPGERRVTWATIRENLGDILYKLSAMKFKDPVKDGEANITAAFAQLNEEMQAAFRNLED; this is encoded by the exons ATGGAGGGGCCGCGGCTGGCGGAGGCCGAGCGGGAGAGTCTGCTGGGCTCCGTCCACGGCGTCTCGGGGCCCG TGGTGACGGCCACCCGCATGGCGGGGGCGGCCATGTACGAGCTGGTGCGTGTGGGGCACGCGGAGCTGGTGGGGGAGATCATCCGGCTGGACGGGGACATGGCCACCCTCCAGGTCTACGAGGAGACCT cgggggtgCGCGTGGGGGACCCGGTGCTGCGCACGGGGAAGCCGCTCTCGGTGGAGCTGGGACCCGGCATCCTGGGCTCCATCTTCGACGGGATCCAGCGCCCGCTGCGCGACATCGCCCAGCTCACCCGCAGCATCTACATCCCGCGGGGCACCAACGTCCCCGCGCTGCCCCGGCACCTCACCTGGGACTTCGTCCCCAGCAAGGATGTCCGG GTGGGGAGTCACGTCACCGGCGGTGACATCTACGGGACGGTGGCCGAGAACTCGCTCATCCGGCACAAGATCATGGTGCCCCCCCGGAGCCGGGGCACCGTCACCTACATCGCGCCCCCGGGGAACTACAGCGTGTCG GACGTGGTGCTGGAGCTGGAGTTCCAGGGCAGCGCGGAGCGGCTGACCATGCTGCAGGTCTGGCCGGTGCGGCAGACCCGGCCCGTGGCCGAGAAGCTGCCGGCAAATCACCCGCTGCTGACCGGGCAGCGCGTGCTGGATGCCCTCTTCCC GTGCGTGCAGGGCGGCACCACGGCCATCCCGGGCGCCTTCGGCTGCGGCAAGACCGTCATCTCCCAGTCCCTGTCCAAGTACTCCAACAGCGACATCATCGTCTACGTGGGCTGCGGCGAGCGCGGCAACGAGATGTCCGAGGTCCTGCGGGACTTCCCCGAG CTCACCATGGAGGTGGACGGGAGGACGGAGACCATCATGAAGCGCACGACGCTGGTGGCCAACACCTCCAACATGCCGGTGGCCGCCCGCGAAGCCTCCATCTACACTG GCATCACGCTGTCCGAGTACTTCCGCGACATGGGCCACCACGTCAGCATGATGGCCGACTCCACCTCCCGCTGGGCCGAGGCGCTGCGCGAGATTTCGGGGCGCTTGGCCGAGATGCCGGCGG ACAGCGGCTACCCGGCGTACCTGGGCGCCCGCCTGGCCTCCTTCTACGAGCGCGCGGGGCGAGCGCGCTGCCTGGGCTCCCCTGCCCGCGAGGGCAGCGTCAGCATCGTCGGCGC TGTGTCCCCGCCAGGAGGGGACTTCTCGGACCCCGTCACCTCGGCCACACTGGGCATCGTGCAG GTGTTTTGGGGTCTGGACAAGAAGCTGGCGCAGCGCAAGCATTTCCCCTCGGTCAACTGGCTGATCAGCTACAGCCGGTACCTGCGGGCGCTGGAGCCCCACTACGAGGGGCTGCACCCCGAGTTCCCCGCCCTGCGCAGACGGGCCCGGGAGatcctgcaggaggaggaggagctggccGAGATCGTCCAGCTGGTCGGCAAG GCGTCCCTCGCCGAGGCCGACAAGGTGACGCTGGAGGTGGCGAAGCTGCTCAAGGACGACTTCCTCCAGCAGAACGGCTACTCCTCCTACGACAG gtTCTGTCCCTTCTACAAGACGGTGGGCATGCTCCACAACATGGTCACCTTCTACGATCTGGCGCGGCACGCCGTGGAGGCCACCGCGCCGGGCGAGCGCCGCGTCACCTGGGCCACCATCCGCGAGAACCTGGGGGACATCCTCTACAAGCTGAGCGCCATGAAGTTCAAG GACCCGGTGAAGGACGGTGAAGCCAACATCACGGCAGCCTTCGCCCAGCTCAACGAGGAGATGCAGGCGGCTTTCCGCAACCTGGAGGACTGA